A part of Ammospiza caudacuta isolate bAmmCau1 chromosome 5, bAmmCau1.pri, whole genome shotgun sequence genomic DNA contains:
- the KRR1 gene encoding KRR1 small subunit processome component homolog isoform X2, producing the protein MAAVPEEQAGPESGPKHREKHKNKNKKKAAPVDESELLTVPDGWKEPAFTREDNPRGLLEESSFATLFPKYREAYLKECWPLVQKALGEHYVNAALDLIEGSMTVTTTKKTFDPYAIIRARDLIKLLARSVPFEQAVRILQDDVACDIIKIGSLVRKRETFIKRRARLLGPKGSTLKALELLTNCYIMVQGNTVSALGPFSGLKEVRKVVLDTMKNIHPIYNIKTLMIKRELAKDPELRTQSWERFLPKFKRKNLKKRKEPKKKNTKKEYTPFPPPQPESQIDKELASGEYFLKERQKKRKQMEEIKAKQADAVKRRQEERNKAFIPPKEKPAVKTKKASTEKKIDIEAIKEKVKNAKKKKLGALPEEEVKLKMAADEKKKKKKK; encoded by the exons ATGGCGGCCGTGCCCGAGGAGCAGGCCGGGCCCGAGTCCGGCCCgaagcacagagaaaagcacaagaacaagaacaagaagaaagcGGCGCCAG TTGATGAATCTGAACTTCTCACTGTGCCAGATGGGTGGAAAGAGCCAGCCTTTACAAGAGAGGATAATCCCAGAGGGCTGCTGGAAGAAAGCAGTTTTGCAACGTTGTTCCCGAAGTATAGAGAAGCATACTTGAAAGAATGCTGGCCACTTGTCCAGAAAGCCTTGGGGGAACAT TATGTGAACGCAGCGCTGGATCTCATTGAGGGAAGCATGACTGTCACTACCACTAAGAAGACTTTTGATCCGTATGCAATCATTAGGGCTAGAGACTTAATAAAACTTCTGGCAAGAAGCGTTCCATTTGAGCAG GCAGTTCGTATCCTTCAGGATGATGTTGCGTGTGACATCATTAAGATAGGCTCTCTGGTGAGGAAGAGAGAGACTTTTATAAAAAGAAGAGCACGGCTTCTTGGGCCAAAAGGATCTACTCTGAAG GCCCTGGAACTGTTAACAAACTGTTATATTATGGTGCAAGGCAACACTGTTTCAGCTCTTGGACCCTTTAGTGGCCTAAAAGAG GTTAGAAAAGTTGTTCTGGACACAATGAAGAATATACATCCCATATATAACATCAAG ACTTTGATGATCAAAAGGGAATTAGCAAAAGATCCTGAACTGAGGACACAAAGTTGGGAAAGATTTTTGCCTAAATTCAAGCGGAAGAACTTGAAAAAACGCAAGGAGcccaagaagaaaaatactaaGAAGGAGTACACACCGTTCCCACCTCCACAGCCAGAAAGCCAG ATTGATAAAGAATTGGCAAGTGGTGAATACTTCTtgaaagaaagacagaagaaacGCAAGCAAATGGAAGAGATAAAG GCAAAGCAAGCAGATGCAGTCAAGAGaagacaagaagaaagaaataaagcttttatcccaccaaaggaaaaGCCAGctgtgaaaacaaagaaag CCTCCACTGAGAAAAAGATTGATATTGAAGCAATCAAAGAAAAGGTAAAGAATGCgaagaagaagaaattaggAGCACTTCCTGAGGAAGAAGTAAAGTTAAAAATGGCagcagatgaaaagaaaaaaaagaaaaagaagtaa
- the KRR1 gene encoding KRR1 small subunit processome component homolog isoform X1, with product MAAVPEEQAGPESGPKHREKHKNKNKKKAAPAVDESELLTVPDGWKEPAFTREDNPRGLLEESSFATLFPKYREAYLKECWPLVQKALGEHYVNAALDLIEGSMTVTTTKKTFDPYAIIRARDLIKLLARSVPFEQAVRILQDDVACDIIKIGSLVRKRETFIKRRARLLGPKGSTLKALELLTNCYIMVQGNTVSALGPFSGLKEVRKVVLDTMKNIHPIYNIKTLMIKRELAKDPELRTQSWERFLPKFKRKNLKKRKEPKKKNTKKEYTPFPPPQPESQIDKELASGEYFLKERQKKRKQMEEIKAKQADAVKRRQEERNKAFIPPKEKPAVKTKKASTEKKIDIEAIKEKVKNAKKKKLGALPEEEVKLKMAADEKKKKKKK from the exons ATGGCGGCCGTGCCCGAGGAGCAGGCCGGGCCCGAGTCCGGCCCgaagcacagagaaaagcacaagaacaagaacaagaagaaagcGGCGCCAG caGTTGATGAATCTGAACTTCTCACTGTGCCAGATGGGTGGAAAGAGCCAGCCTTTACAAGAGAGGATAATCCCAGAGGGCTGCTGGAAGAAAGCAGTTTTGCAACGTTGTTCCCGAAGTATAGAGAAGCATACTTGAAAGAATGCTGGCCACTTGTCCAGAAAGCCTTGGGGGAACAT TATGTGAACGCAGCGCTGGATCTCATTGAGGGAAGCATGACTGTCACTACCACTAAGAAGACTTTTGATCCGTATGCAATCATTAGGGCTAGAGACTTAATAAAACTTCTGGCAAGAAGCGTTCCATTTGAGCAG GCAGTTCGTATCCTTCAGGATGATGTTGCGTGTGACATCATTAAGATAGGCTCTCTGGTGAGGAAGAGAGAGACTTTTATAAAAAGAAGAGCACGGCTTCTTGGGCCAAAAGGATCTACTCTGAAG GCCCTGGAACTGTTAACAAACTGTTATATTATGGTGCAAGGCAACACTGTTTCAGCTCTTGGACCCTTTAGTGGCCTAAAAGAG GTTAGAAAAGTTGTTCTGGACACAATGAAGAATATACATCCCATATATAACATCAAG ACTTTGATGATCAAAAGGGAATTAGCAAAAGATCCTGAACTGAGGACACAAAGTTGGGAAAGATTTTTGCCTAAATTCAAGCGGAAGAACTTGAAAAAACGCAAGGAGcccaagaagaaaaatactaaGAAGGAGTACACACCGTTCCCACCTCCACAGCCAGAAAGCCAG ATTGATAAAGAATTGGCAAGTGGTGAATACTTCTtgaaagaaagacagaagaaacGCAAGCAAATGGAAGAGATAAAG GCAAAGCAAGCAGATGCAGTCAAGAGaagacaagaagaaagaaataaagcttttatcccaccaaaggaaaaGCCAGctgtgaaaacaaagaaag CCTCCACTGAGAAAAAGATTGATATTGAAGCAATCAAAGAAAAGGTAAAGAATGCgaagaagaagaaattaggAGCACTTCCTGAGGAAGAAGTAAAGTTAAAAATGGCagcagatgaaaagaaaaaaaagaaaaagaagtaa